The following proteins come from a genomic window of Musa acuminata AAA Group cultivar baxijiao chromosome BXJ1-7, Cavendish_Baxijiao_AAA, whole genome shotgun sequence:
- the LOC135678658 gene encoding heavy metal-associated isoprenylated plant protein 23-like produces MEETLDYLSGFLCTGHKVKKKQFQTVELKVRMDCDGCELKVKKALSSINGVQSVDVDRKQQKATVTGYVEPNQVLRKAKATGNKAELWPYLPYSLVTHPYTAGIYDKKAPSGYVRNVECVAVVSDHGGKQEDQLADMFSEDNPNSCSIT; encoded by the exons ATGGAAGAAACCCTAGACTACCTATCTGGCTTCCTGTGCACTGGCCACAAGGTCAAGAAGAAGCAGTTTCAGACCGTGGAGCTGAAGGTCAGAATGGACTGCGACGGCTGTGAGCTTAAAGTCAAGAAAGCCCTTTCTTCAATCAACG GAGTTCAATCGGTTGACGTCGACAGGAAGCAGCAGAAGGCCACCGTCACCGGCTACGTGGAGCCAAACCAGGTCTTAAGGAAGGCCAAGGCCACAGGGAACAAGGCCGAGCTCTGGCCTTACCTTCCTTACAGCTTGGTGACACACCCTTACACCGCAGGCATCTACGACAAGAAGGCTCCCTCAGGTTACGTTAGGAATGTGGAGTGTGTTGCCGTGGTCTCCGACCACGGCGGCAAGCAAGAAGACCAGCTCGCCGATATGTTCAGCGAGGATAACCCCAACTCCTGCTCTATCACGTGA
- the LOC135678657 gene encoding sulfate transporter 1.3-like isoform X1: MMVHSVSDGVGDIHLKTDNLSSTDGQTENYKSVYKVGLPPRRNFIREFADAVKETLFADDPLRPYKDQPKSRKLLLGLQFLFPVLEWGRYYNLSKFKGDVIAGLTIASLCIPQDIGYAKLANMDPKYGLYSSFVPPLIYAVMGSSRDIAIGPVAVVSLLLGTLLQNEVDPLNDKEEYRRLAFTVTFFAGVTQATLGFLRLGFLIEFLSHAAIVGFMGGAAITIALQQLKGFLGIKNFTKNTDIISVMKSVWGSVHHGWNWQTILIGTIFLAFLLFAKYIGKKRKSLFWVPAIAPLISVVLSTLLVDLTRADKYGVQIVKKIDRGINPSSVGQIHFSGSYALKGFRIGVVAAMIALTEAIAIGRTFAAMKDYQLDGNKEMVALGTMNIVGSMTSCYVATGSFSRSAVNFMAGCKTSVSNMVMSLVVMLTLLLITPLFKYTPNAILSSIIISAVISLIDYEAAYLIWKVDKFDFIACMGAFFGVVFVSVEIGLLVAVSISLAKILLQVTRPRTALLGNLPGTTIYRNMEQYPEATKVPGILIVRVDSAIYFTNSNYVKERILRWLRDEEEQLKANDLPQIDFLIVEMSPVTDIDTSGVHAFEELYRSLRKHEVQLVLANPGPVVIEKLYSAKFPELLGHDKVFLTVAEAVMTCTPKAREDV, from the exons ATGATGGTGCACTCTGTTTCTGATGGAGTTGGAGACATTCATCTCAAGACTGACAACCTTTCTTCCACTGACGGTCAGACAGAAAATTACAAATCTGTTTACAAGGTTGGATTGCCCCCTCGGAGGAACTTCATCAGAGAGTTTGCCGATGCTGTGAAGGAAACACTATTTGCAGATGATCCTTTACGCCCTTacaaagatcaacccaagtcaagAAAGCTGCTACTAGGCCTTCAGTTCCTGTTTCCAGTCCTTGAGTGGGGCAGATACTACAATCTTAGTAAGTTTAAAGGAGATGTTATTGCTGGATTGACAATTGCTAGTCTCTGTATCCCTCAG GATATTGGGTATGCTAAGCTTGCTAACATGGATCCAAAATATGGCCTCT ACTCCAGTTTTGTTCCACCTCTAATATATGCAGTAATGGGTAGCTCTAGGGATATTGCCATTGGACCAGTAGCAGTTGTTTCTCTGTTGCTTGGGACCCTACTTCAGAATGAAGTAGATCCTTTGAACGATAAGGAAGAGTACCGGCGGCTTGCATTCACAGTTACTTTCTTTGCGGGTGTCACCCAAGCAACTCTGGGCTTCCTGAG ATTAGGCTTTCTCATCGAATTTCTTTCTCATGCTGCCATTGTGGGGTTTATGGGTGGGGCTGCCATTACCATTGCTCTTCAGCAGCTGAAAGGATTTCTTGGAATTAAGAATTTTACCAAGAACACAGATATCATTTCTGTAATGAAATCTGTTTGGGGTTCAGTTCACCATGGG TGGAATTGGCAGACCATATTGATAGGGACAATCTTTTTGGCATTCCTTCTATTTGCTAAGTACATT ggaaagaaaaggaagagTCTCTTCTGGGTACCTGCAATTGCTCCTTTGATATCTGTTGTCTTATCCACGCTCTTAGTAGATTTAACCCGGGCTGATAAATATGGTGTCCAGATT GTGAAAAAAATAGATAGAGGAATCAACCCATCATCTGTTGGTCAGATTCACTTCAGTGGTTCCTATGCTCTCAAAGGATTCAGAATTGGAGTGGTTGCTGCAATGATAGCTCTCACG GAAGCAATAGCCATTGGAAGAACATTTGCCGCCATGAAGGACTATCAACTGGATGGAAACAAGGAAATGGTTGCTTTAGGAACCATGAACATAGTTGGTTCGATGACATCGTGCTACGTAGCAACAG GCTCTTTTTCTCGGTCAGCTGTCAATTTCATGGCTGGCTGTAAAACCAGTGTGTCCAATATGGTTATGTCACTAGTAGTGATGCTTACCTTGCTACTGATCACACCCCTCTTCAAGTACACTCCAAATGCGATACTTTCTTCCATTATTATTTCGGCAGTGATCAGTCTCATAGATTATGAAGCGGCATATCTTATCTGGAAGGTTGACAAATTTGACTTCATTGCATGCATGGGGGCATTCTTTGGTGTTGTCTTTGTCTCTGTTGAAATTGGCCTCTTGGTTGCC GTCTCCATATCACTTGCAAAGATCCTTCTGCAAGTAACAAGGCCAAGAACAGCTTTACTTGGGAATCTTCCTGGAACAACGATATACAGGAACATGGAACAGTACCCAGAGGCAACCAAGGTCCCAGGAATTCTGATAGTGAGAGTTGATTCTGCAATCTACTTCACAAACTCTAACTATGTCAAGGAAAG GATCCTAAGATGGTTAAGAGATGAAGAAGAGCAACTAAAAGCGAACGATCTACCTCAAATAGATTTCTTGATAGTTGAGATGTCAC CTGTGACAGATATTGACACAAGCGGTGTTCAtgcattcgaagaactttatagGAGTCTCCGAAAGCATGAAGTCCAG ctagTTCTTGCGAACCCTGGCCCAGTGGTGATTGAGAAGCTCTACTCGGCAAAGTTCCCAGAGCTCTTAGGTCACGACAAGGTATTCCTCACAGTTGCAGAGGCAGTGATGACCTGCACTCCGAAGGCAAGAGAAGATGTGTGA
- the LOC135678657 gene encoding sulfate transporter 1.3-like isoform X2, with translation MMVHSVSDGVGDIHLKTDNLSSTDGQTENYKSVYKVGLPPRRNFIREFADAVKETLFADDPLRPYKDQPKSRKLLLGLQFLFPVLEWGRYYNLSKFKGDVIAGLTIASLCIPQDIGYAKLANMDPKYGLYSSFVPPLIYAVMGSSRDIAIGPVAVVSLLLGTLLQNEVDPLNDKEEYRRLAFTVTFFAGVTQATLGFLRLGFLIEFLSHAAIVGFMGGAAITIALQQLKGFLGIKNFTKNTDIISVMKSVWGSVHHGGKKRKSLFWVPAIAPLISVVLSTLLVDLTRADKYGVQIVKKIDRGINPSSVGQIHFSGSYALKGFRIGVVAAMIALTEAIAIGRTFAAMKDYQLDGNKEMVALGTMNIVGSMTSCYVATGSFSRSAVNFMAGCKTSVSNMVMSLVVMLTLLLITPLFKYTPNAILSSIIISAVISLIDYEAAYLIWKVDKFDFIACMGAFFGVVFVSVEIGLLVAVSISLAKILLQVTRPRTALLGNLPGTTIYRNMEQYPEATKVPGILIVRVDSAIYFTNSNYVKERILRWLRDEEEQLKANDLPQIDFLIVEMSPVTDIDTSGVHAFEELYRSLRKHEVQLVLANPGPVVIEKLYSAKFPELLGHDKVFLTVAEAVMTCTPKAREDV, from the exons ATGATGGTGCACTCTGTTTCTGATGGAGTTGGAGACATTCATCTCAAGACTGACAACCTTTCTTCCACTGACGGTCAGACAGAAAATTACAAATCTGTTTACAAGGTTGGATTGCCCCCTCGGAGGAACTTCATCAGAGAGTTTGCCGATGCTGTGAAGGAAACACTATTTGCAGATGATCCTTTACGCCCTTacaaagatcaacccaagtcaagAAAGCTGCTACTAGGCCTTCAGTTCCTGTTTCCAGTCCTTGAGTGGGGCAGATACTACAATCTTAGTAAGTTTAAAGGAGATGTTATTGCTGGATTGACAATTGCTAGTCTCTGTATCCCTCAG GATATTGGGTATGCTAAGCTTGCTAACATGGATCCAAAATATGGCCTCT ACTCCAGTTTTGTTCCACCTCTAATATATGCAGTAATGGGTAGCTCTAGGGATATTGCCATTGGACCAGTAGCAGTTGTTTCTCTGTTGCTTGGGACCCTACTTCAGAATGAAGTAGATCCTTTGAACGATAAGGAAGAGTACCGGCGGCTTGCATTCACAGTTACTTTCTTTGCGGGTGTCACCCAAGCAACTCTGGGCTTCCTGAG ATTAGGCTTTCTCATCGAATTTCTTTCTCATGCTGCCATTGTGGGGTTTATGGGTGGGGCTGCCATTACCATTGCTCTTCAGCAGCTGAAAGGATTTCTTGGAATTAAGAATTTTACCAAGAACACAGATATCATTTCTGTAATGAAATCTGTTTGGGGTTCAGTTCACCATGGG ggaaagaaaaggaagagTCTCTTCTGGGTACCTGCAATTGCTCCTTTGATATCTGTTGTCTTATCCACGCTCTTAGTAGATTTAACCCGGGCTGATAAATATGGTGTCCAGATT GTGAAAAAAATAGATAGAGGAATCAACCCATCATCTGTTGGTCAGATTCACTTCAGTGGTTCCTATGCTCTCAAAGGATTCAGAATTGGAGTGGTTGCTGCAATGATAGCTCTCACG GAAGCAATAGCCATTGGAAGAACATTTGCCGCCATGAAGGACTATCAACTGGATGGAAACAAGGAAATGGTTGCTTTAGGAACCATGAACATAGTTGGTTCGATGACATCGTGCTACGTAGCAACAG GCTCTTTTTCTCGGTCAGCTGTCAATTTCATGGCTGGCTGTAAAACCAGTGTGTCCAATATGGTTATGTCACTAGTAGTGATGCTTACCTTGCTACTGATCACACCCCTCTTCAAGTACACTCCAAATGCGATACTTTCTTCCATTATTATTTCGGCAGTGATCAGTCTCATAGATTATGAAGCGGCATATCTTATCTGGAAGGTTGACAAATTTGACTTCATTGCATGCATGGGGGCATTCTTTGGTGTTGTCTTTGTCTCTGTTGAAATTGGCCTCTTGGTTGCC GTCTCCATATCACTTGCAAAGATCCTTCTGCAAGTAACAAGGCCAAGAACAGCTTTACTTGGGAATCTTCCTGGAACAACGATATACAGGAACATGGAACAGTACCCAGAGGCAACCAAGGTCCCAGGAATTCTGATAGTGAGAGTTGATTCTGCAATCTACTTCACAAACTCTAACTATGTCAAGGAAAG GATCCTAAGATGGTTAAGAGATGAAGAAGAGCAACTAAAAGCGAACGATCTACCTCAAATAGATTTCTTGATAGTTGAGATGTCAC CTGTGACAGATATTGACACAAGCGGTGTTCAtgcattcgaagaactttatagGAGTCTCCGAAAGCATGAAGTCCAG ctagTTCTTGCGAACCCTGGCCCAGTGGTGATTGAGAAGCTCTACTCGGCAAAGTTCCCAGAGCTCTTAGGTCACGACAAGGTATTCCTCACAGTTGCAGAGGCAGTGATGACCTGCACTCCGAAGGCAAGAGAAGATGTGTGA
- the LOC103991421 gene encoding sporulation-specific protein 15 — protein MSRIPKWKIEKTKVKVVFRLQFHATHIPQGWDKLFVSFIPIDTGKATAKTNKANVRNGICKWPDPVYETARLLQDTRTKNYDEKHYKLVVAMGSPRTSFLGEVNINLADFADALKPSSVSLPLNNCDFGTILHVTVQLLTSKTGFREFEQQHKLSIKGAQMISSHRNNPAEAETTSSVIANELTEKVDARVRYEDHMGLLSLEPVGESNEDYDDSSVGVDGSSYTSENLYTEKKDLQSMICHDVPLSESPMPGTGDPNGSQLSNQGRNGWTHGWSSNYSVANLTTASEENTRLRVRLEVAESAFLQLKLEAKSLQRVTDELGAETQSLSKQFSFELTSGEQLTREVSVLKVECSKFRDDLEALKSAKFMQQNADQRTCCPLILNHNLGDDSNAGKLQNDTAAAETHYMYHDMRVKWLESLLLVESKVLEIQNKACLDFDYLGPDFDLLGCVIGDLKEDIIQVKGLDRSYRDNDHLEHTVHLLTDSHTVYNEHGTLQNNLEHLSLREDKMFDLLPKLEELTTEKESLTKKMDQMHCYYESLILELEQSQKQTVEELENLRNEHSSCLYSISVLKNQIEKMHQEMNEQYITFAEDRTSLESQNKELERRAIASENALKRVRWNYSIAFDRLQKDLELLSFQVLSMYETNENLAKQALADAYQHYHEESPEEARSCTDKDGMPTSFDQEHYQSGLPRIQAENGPYGTTHKWYSLDNGGSISVCCKASSITSQEGVPTHVELRTRDETHMDGFNSHKIGQHVLHHTQNTSKLTAGLSPGTYRDEEFPKRSAILMSKLDSQWLDDAKATQSRSLYPESDKQQMVDANGIEEMRISFHMLKLLHSNMEAELSEMHMLNMNLKVFSEVLQCILYDANDEVRHMKGIMLELAQQLQRETEIKDSLMLQLHKALDEARVFRDDKAECISRCEGLTLKNQVLEAKLQDVSDESAILSEKVAEYERLFVESKVYEKEYKACIEERDKLKILLKEENLQKDCLKAELSSIIEDFKTLKEESEMKSSENDKMRTCVDHLQENLGYLYTCMSSCYEQINYSAPGGISVIQEFEAGNYMPVIMNLEQFQKDTTKKILQLHQENRDIKEQRYIAQCSQKKSESEFLSMKQKFESELHEVTEKLEMSNVLVEKLQVELQNVLEKLKISSEAEEKNESRNRELSSKLTNFEIELQRATDENKDLINQLLVLASVKEELEKTRFSLMNCMQERRTLSMSIQSGNEASTQMENELHSLKESLQCTHRDMQIEKKLREELEAAVTSLSAQLKEKDQELLSFCEQKTEVAYLQKMIVDLEKTNTGFQHLLLKNEENQRRLDVENLSLHVQIMDMENQLATILENSLAAEMKVTFMRSQLCENAQKLFAQLKTLERELEEMNLKHENVVTLLNTCSANEAQLTEENARLSVALQSLQSDYDSVFQEKENLIDYVNKRNASWTEFEDIKVRASTLEADSNHQKQKYEDEISQLKNMLISFEEEVCNLRSYKVALEVTDIVLRSKLNEQQTKGLLLEECDHELRTLQEHHNELSCKLSEQILKAEEYKNLSIHLRELKDKAEAECLQAREKKENERSSQESLRIAFIKEQHESKIQELKNQLFVSKKYAEEMLLKLQNALDEVECTKKNEVSLLKMIEELSGKISNLESELERVLTDRRELAKTYDRIKNELECTIFNFDCCKEEKLMLEGSLKECNEERTKAKVELDLVKRLFSNMASNETINLESSNNSGFPTTTSIEQILQDSSVGFPSVFQEMPNDRGTCFGIDASAGIVSNPLNNIDVNLWKTGGELNSNGDVEVMMSTCANESSLSCPVLSSQAFKDTGGTLERHTLFADNTTYITATEEHFKELQRLMSGMNMLQKELEKLKNENLSSLIPLDDHQSLPSLPGLERDLSQLDMANEQLRSIFPLFKELPGNGNALERVLSLELELAETLQTKKKADFCFQSSFLKQHTDEEVGFQSFKDINELIKEMLELKSRNAAVETELNEMQGRYSQLSLQFAEVEGERQKLQMILKSRVPKRP, from the exons ATGTCGAGGATTCCTAAGTGGAAGATCGAAAAGACAAAAGTGAAAGTTGTCTTCCGCCTGCAGTTTCATGCAACACAT ATACCACAAGGATGGGACAAGTTGTTTGTGTCCTTTATCCCCATAGACACAGGCAAAGCAACTGCAAAGACAAACAAAGCGAATGTTAGAAATGGGATCTGCAAGTGGCCAGATCCAGTTTATGAAACCGCAAGACTTCTTCAGGACACAAGGACTAAAAATTATGACGAGAAGCATTATAAGCTTGTGGTGGCCATG GGGTCTCCTAGGACAAGTTTTCTTGGAGAAGTTAATATCAATCTCGCAGACTTCGCAGATGCACTGAAGCCTTCTTCTGTTTCGTTGCCTCTTAATAATTGTGATTTTGGCACAATTTTACAT GTCACAGTGCAGCTTCTTACATCCAAAACTGGCTTCAG AGAATTTGAGCAGCAACACAAACTTAGCATAAAGGGAGCCCAAATGATATCCAGTCATAGAAACAATCCTGCTGAAGCTGAAACCACTTCATCAGTGATAGCCAATGAACTTACAGAGAAG GTTGATGCCAGAGTCAGGTACGAGGATCATATGGGGCTCCTgtcacttgaaccagtgggagagTCGAACGAAGATTATGATGACTCATCTGTTGGAGTTGATGGCTCATCATATACCTCAGAAAATTTGTATACTGAAAAGAAAGACCTTCAAAGTATGATTTGTCATGATGTACCCCTCAGCGAGAGCCCTATGCCTGGTACTGGTGATCCCAATGGCAGTCAGTTATCTAACCAGGGGCGGAACGGTTGGACACATGGATGGAGTTCAAACTATTCTGTTGCTAATCTTACTACAGCTTCTGAAGAAAATACCAGACTCAGAGTAAGATTGGAGGTAGCAGAATCAGCATTTTTACAGCTTAAGTTAGAAGCAAAGTCGTTGCAGCGAGTTACAGATGAATTAGGTGCAGAAACACAAAGTTTGTCCAAGCAGTTCTCTTTTGAGCTTACTTCTGGAGAACAACTGACTAGAGAAGTGTCTGTGTTAAAAGTTGAGTGTTCAAAGTTTAGAGATGATCTTGAAGCCTTAAAATCTGCTAAATTTATGCAGCAAAATGCTGACCAGAGAACTTGTTGTCCTTTAATATTGAACCACAACCTAGGTGATGATTCAAATGCTGGTAAACTTCAAAATGATACAGCTGCTGCAGAGACCCACTATATGTACCATGATATGAGGGTCAAATGGCTCGAGAGTTTGTTGCTCGTTGAGAGCAAAGTTCTAGAAATTCAAAATAAGGCTTGCCTTGATTTTGATTATCTAGGCCCTGATTTTGATCTTCTTGGGTGTGTTATTGGTGATCTCAAAGAAGATATTATCCAAGTAAAGGGTCTCGACAGATCTTACAGAGATAATGATCATTTGGAACACACAGTTCATCTCTTAACCGATTCTCATACAGTATATAATGAGCATGGCACTCTTCAGAACAATCTTGAACATTTAAGCTTGAGGGAGGACAAAATGTTTGATCTTTTACCGAAACTGGAGGAGTTGACAACTGAGAAGGAAAGCCTTACCAAGAAGATGGACCAGATGCACTGCTACTATGAGTCATTGATATTGGAATTGGAGCAAAGCCAGAAACAAACAGTAGAGGAACTGGAAAATCTCAGAAATGAACACTCCTCTTGTCTATATTCAATATCTGTTCTGAAAAACCAGATAGAGAAAATGCACCAAGAGATGAATGAACAGTATATAACTTTTGCTGAAGATAGAACCAGCTTAGAATCTCAAAACAAGGAACTTGAAAGAAGGGCGATTGCCTCAGAAAATGCATTAAAAAGGGTTCGTTGGAACTATTCCATAGCATTTGATCGTTTGCAGAAGGACCTTGAATTACTCTCCTTTCAAGTTTTGTCTATGTATGAGACGAACGAAAATCTTGCAAAGCAAGCACTTGCAGATGCTTATCAGCACTACCATGAAGAAAGTCCAGAAGAGGCCAGGTCATGTACTGATAAGGATGGTATGCCAACTTCGTTTGATCAAGAACACTACCAGTCAGGTCTTCCAAGAATTCAGGCAGAAAATGGGCCTTATGGGACCACTCACAAATGGTATTCATTAGATAATGGTGGATCTATATCTGTCTGTTGCAAAGCTAGTAGTATAACATCTCAGGAAGGGGTGCCCACGCATGTAGAGCTGCGAACTAGGGATGAGACACATATGGATGGATTTAATTCACATAAGATTGGACAGCACGTTTTACACCATACTCAGAACACGAGCAAACTTACTGCTGGTCTATCCCCAGGGACATATAGAGATGAAGAATTTCCTAAAAGATCTGCCATTCTCATGTCGAAGCTTGATTCTCAGTGGCTGGATGATGCTAAAGCCACTCAAAGTCGAAGTCTGTATCCTGAATCAGATAAGCAACAGATGGTGGATGCAAATGGTATAGAAGAGATGAGAATTTCATTTCACATGTTGAAATTGCTTCATTCGAATATGGAAGCTGAACTTTCAGAAATGCATATGCTAAACATGAATTTGAAGGTTTTCTCAGAGGTTTTACAATGTATACTCTATGATGCAAATGATGAGGTTCGGCATATGAAGGGCATTATGCTTGAACTTGCACAGCAGCTGCAACGTGAAACAGAGATAAAGGACAGCCTCATGCTTCAGTTGCATAAAGCATTGGATGAAGCTAGAGTATTTAGGGATGATAAAGCTGAATGCATCTCTAGATGTGAAGGTTTAACACTGAAAAACCAAGTTCTAGAAGCAAAACTCCAAGATGTGTCTGATGAAAGTGCTATACTTAGTGAAAAGGTTGCAGAATACGAGAGGTTGTTTGTGGAAAGCAAAGTTTATGAAAAAGAGTATAAGGCTTGCATTGAAGAAAGGGACAagttaaaaattttgcttaaagAGGAAAACCTACAAAAAGATTGTCTTAAGGCTGAACTGAGCTCGATAATTGAGGATTTTAAAACATTGAAGGAAGAATCTGAAATGAAGTCTTCTGAAAATGATAAAATGCGAACTTGTGTTGATCATCTTCAAGAGAATTTGGGGTATCTATATACTTGCATGAGTTCTTGCTATGAGCAAATCAATTATTCTGCTCCTGGTGGCATATCAGTTATACAGGAATTCGAAGCTGGAAATTATATGCCTGTTATTATGAATTTGGAACAGTTTCAGAAAGACACAACAAAGAAAATACTCCAGTTACATCAAGAGAACAGGGATATCAAGGAACAAAGATATATTGCTCAGTGCTCACAGAAAAAGTCGGAATCAGAATTTCTTAGTATGAAGCAGAAATTTGAATCTGAATTACATGAAGTCACCGAAAAGCTAGAAATGTCCAATGTACTTGTTGAAAAGCTTCAAGTGGAACTGCAAAATGTTTTGGAAAAGCTTAAGATTAGTTCAGAAGCTGAAGAGAAGAATGAATCGAGAAATAGAGAATTGTCATCAAAACTCACAAATTTTGAAATTGAGTTGCAGCGAGCTACTGATGAGAACAAGGATCTAATAAACCAACTATTGGTACTTGCGAGTGTCAAGGAGGAACTTGAAAAAACTCGATTCAGTCTTATGAATTGCATGCAAGAGAGGAGGACTTTGTCGATGTCTATTCAGTCTGGGAATGAGGCTTCCACCCAAATGGAAAATGAGCTTCACAGTCTAAAAGAAAGTCTACAATGCACCCATAGAGATATGCAGATAGAAAAGAAATTGAGAGAGGAACTTGAAGCTGCAGTCACCAGCCTTTCGGCACAACTGAAGGAAAAAGATCAGGAGTTGTTGTCTTTTTGTGAACAAAAAACTGAAGTAGCTTATTTGCAGAAAATGATTGTGGATTTAGAAAAAACAAACACTGGATTTCAGCATCTACTGTTGAAGAATGAAGAAAACCAAAGAAGGCTAGATGTTGAGAACTTATCCCTGCACGTGCAGATTATGGATATGGAGAATCAATTGGCAACAATCCTTGAGAATTCATTAGCTGCTGAGATGAAAGTTACTTTTATGAGAAGTCAGTTATGTGAGAATGCGCAGAAGTTATTTGCACAACTTAAGACACTGGAAAGAGAGCTTGAGGAGATGAATTTGAAGCATGAGAATGTTGTCACATTGCTAAACACATGTTCTGCCAATGAAGCACAATTAACCGAGGAAAATGCAAGATTATCAGTAGCCCTTCAATCATTACAATCTGATTATGACTCGGTTTTTCAGGAGAAAGAAAACCTCATTGATTATGTTAACAAACGAAATGCTTCATGGACAGAATTTGAAGATATCAAGGTTAGAGCTTCAACTCTAGAAGCTGATAGTAATCACCAAAAGCAGAAGTATGAAGATGAGATTTCTCAGCTGAAAAACATGCTGATTAGTTTTGAAGAAGAGGTGTGCAACTTAAGATCTTATAAGGTTGCATTAGAAGTTACAGATATAGTGCTCCGATCCAAATTGAATGAACAACAAACAAAAGGATTATTGCTTGAGGAATGTGACCATGAATTGAGGACCTTACAAGAGCACCATAATGAGCTTAGTTGTAAACTATCAGAACAGATTTTGAAGGCAGAAGAGTATAAGAACCTTTCCATCCATCTAAGAGAACTCAAAGATAAAGCAGAGGCTGAGTGTCTTCAAGCTCGTGAaaagaaggagaatgagagatcatCCCAGGAATCGCTGAGAATTGCTTTTATCAAAGAGCAACATGAATCCAAGATCCAAGAGCTAAAAAATCAGCTATTTGTTTCTAAGAAATATGCAGAAGAAATGTTATTGAAATTGCAAAATGCTCTTGATGAAGTTGAGTGCACAAAGAAAAATGAGGTTTCTCTATTGAAAATGATTGAAGAGTTGTCAGGAAAAATATCAAACTTGGAGTCTGAGCTAGAGAGAGTTCTGACTGATAGAAGAGAATTAGCCAAAACTTATGATAGAATAAAGAATGAACTGGAGTGCACTATCTTTAACTTTGACTGTTGCAAAGAAGAAAAGTTAATGCTTGAAGGTTCCTTGAAGGAATGCAATGAAGAAAGAACAAAAGCTAAAGTGGAGCTTGACTTGGTTAAGAGGTTGTTCAGCAATATGGCTTCAAATGAAACCATTAATTTGGAAAGCAGCAACAACTCTGGTTTTCCTACCACAACATCCATTGAGCAAATCTTGCAAGACAGCAGCGTTGGGTTTCCATCTGTCTTCCAAGAGATGCCAAATGACAGAGGTACTTGTTTCGGAATAGATGCTTCCGCTGGAATTGTTTCCAATCCTTTGAACAATATAGATGTCAACCTCTGGAAGACAGGTGGTGAGTTAAACTCAAATGGAGATGTTGAAGTCATGATGTCAACTTGTGCCAATGAGAGCTCACTTTCATGTCCAGTATTAAGCTCACAAGCTTTTAAG GATACTGGAGGTACACTTGAACGACATACGTTGTTTGCAGATAACACAACATATATCACTGCTACTGAGGAGCATTTCAAAGAGCTGCAAAGATTGATGTCCGGCATGAACATGCTACAAAAAGAG TTGGAAAAGCTAAAAAATGAGAACTTGTCATCGCTAATTCCATTAGACGATCATCAATCCTTACCATCCCTTCCGGGATTAGAAAGAGATTTGTCACAGCTTGATATG GCGAATGAGCAATTGAGAAGCATTTTCCCTTTGTTCAAAGAACTTCCTGGAAATGGCAATGCATTGGAAAGAGTACTTTCATTAGAACTTGAACTTGCAGAAACATTGCAGACAAAGAAAAAAGCTGACTTTTGTTTCCAGAG TTCGTTCCTGAAGCAACACACCGATGAAGAAGTAGGGTTCCAGAGCTTTAAGGACATTAATGAATTGATTAAAGAAATGCTCGAGTTGAAGAGCAGGAATGCTGCTGTGGAGACCGAGCTTAATGAGATGCAGGGTCGATACTCTCAGCTTAGTCTGCAGTTTGCAGAGGTGGAGGGAGAGAGACAGAAACTGCAAATGATACTCAAAAGCAGAGTACCGAAGAGGCCATAA